TCCGGATGCCCCGGCCCTGGCCGATATCGCCATTCAGAGTGCGGATTCCGCCAAGTTGTTCGGTATCGAACCCAGGGTGGCCATGCTCAGTTACAGCACGGGGGATTCCGGTAAAGGTGCGGATGTGGAAAAGGTCCGGGAAGCTACGCGGCTGGTACGGGAGCAGCGCCCGGATATCGTCGTGGATGGCCCACTGCAGTATGATGCCGCGGCCAACCTGGATGTTGCCAGAACCAAGGCGCCACATAGCCAGGTGGCCGGGCGGGCCACCGTGTTCATCTTTCCCGATCTCAACACCGGAAATACCACTTACAAGGCGGTGCAGCGCAGTGCCGGAGTCATTAGTATCGGTCCCATGCTGCAGGGCTTGAAGAAGCCGGTGAACGACCTCTCGCGGGGTGCGCTGGTGGACGATATCGTCTACACCATCGCCATCACCGCGTTACAGGCTACCCAGAAAGCGGCGGACTGAGTCCTCTTTGAGCAAGCCGGGCAGAAAAGCGGTAGAATACGCCACCCTTTATCGCAGCCGTTTTTGTTTGTCGGAGAAAAATCCATGTTCAAGAAATCCATGCAGATCTCTGGTTATGATGATGACCTGTGGGCCGCCATCCAGTCCGAGGAAAAGCGTCAGGAAGAGCATATCGAGCTGATTGCCTCAGAGAACTACACCAGTCCCCGGGTCATGCAGGCCCAGGGATCCGTGCTCACCAACAAGTATGCCGAGGGCTATCCCCACAAGCGCTATTACGGCGGTTGCGAGAACGTGGACGTGGTGGAACAACTGGCCATCGATCGGGCCAAGGCTCTGTTCGGTGCGGATTATGCCAACGTGCAGCCTCACTCCGGCTCCCAGGCCAATGCGGCGGTGTACATGGCTCTGTGTCAGCCCGGTGATACCGTACTCGGCATGGCTCTGGCGGATGGTGGTCACCTGACCCACGGCGCCAAGCCCAATTTCTCCGGCAAGATCTACAATGCTGTGCAGTACGGTCTAAATGCTGAAACCGGCGAGATCGACTACGAGCAGGTGGAAGCCCTGGCGAAGGAGCACCAGCCGAAGATGATCGTGGCCGGATTTTCCGCCTATTCGCGCATCGTGGACTGGCAGCGCTTCCGCGAGATTGCCGACAGCGTGGGAGCCTACCTGTTCGTGGACATGGCTCACGTAGCAGGCCTGATCGCCGTGGGTGAGTATCCCAGTCCCGTCCAGATTGCCGATGTGACCACGACGACTACCCACAAGACCCTGCGCGGCCCCCGGGGCGGCCTGATCCTGGCGAAGGCCAACGAGGAAATCGAGAAGAAGCTCAATTCAGTGGTCTTCCCCGGCACCCAGGGCGGACCGCTGATGCATGTCATTGCGGGCAAGGCCGTGGCCTTCAAGGAAGCCATGGAGCCGGAATTCAAGACCTACCAGCAGCAGGTGAAGAAAAATGCCCAGGCCATGGCCAGGGTGTTCATGGATCGGGGCTATGATGTGGTGTCCAAGGGCACGGATGATCACCTGTTCCTGGTGAGCTTCATCGAGGCCGGTCTCACCGGCAAGGATGTGGACCGCTGGCTGGGGGATGCCAATATCACGGTCAACATGAACGCGGTGCCCAACGATCCCCAGTCGCCCTTCATCACCTCGGGCATCCGTGTGGGTACTCCGGCCATCACCACCCGGGGTTTCAGCGAGCAGGATTCCACGGATCTGGCGGGCTGGATGTGCGATGTCATCGATGCCCGTGGTGACGAGGCCATGATTGCCGAAGTCAAGGAAAAAGCCCTGGCCATCTGCAAGCGCCTGCCCGTGTACGCCGACTGATGCGTTGCCCGTTCTGCAACGCTTTGGACACCCGGGTGGTGGACTCCCGCGCGGCAGGAGAGGGCGATCAGGTGCGCAGAAGGCGTGAATGTATCGCCTGTGGTGAACGCTTTACAACTTATGAAAAAGTGGAGCTGAACC
This sequence is a window from Thiolapillus brandeum. Protein-coding genes within it:
- the glyA gene encoding serine hydroxymethyltransferase, with amino-acid sequence MFKKSMQISGYDDDLWAAIQSEEKRQEEHIELIASENYTSPRVMQAQGSVLTNKYAEGYPHKRYYGGCENVDVVEQLAIDRAKALFGADYANVQPHSGSQANAAVYMALCQPGDTVLGMALADGGHLTHGAKPNFSGKIYNAVQYGLNAETGEIDYEQVEALAKEHQPKMIVAGFSAYSRIVDWQRFREIADSVGAYLFVDMAHVAGLIAVGEYPSPVQIADVTTTTTHKTLRGPRGGLILAKANEEIEKKLNSVVFPGTQGGPLMHVIAGKAVAFKEAMEPEFKTYQQQVKKNAQAMARVFMDRGYDVVSKGTDDHLFLVSFIEAGLTGKDVDRWLGDANITVNMNAVPNDPQSPFITSGIRVGTPAITTRGFSEQDSTDLAGWMCDVIDARGDEAMIAEVKEKALAICKRLPVYAD